A window of Zingiber officinale cultivar Zhangliang chromosome 5A, Zo_v1.1, whole genome shotgun sequence contains these coding sequences:
- the LOC121983053 gene encoding jasmonate-induced oxygenase 4-like — MASKTDLCSWPEPVVSVQSLSDSGAVAVPGKYVKPLSDRPVLIGGGGGRGLRIPVVDLRGGRAAAAQAVSEACREWGFFQVVNHGVPAELVEAVRRAWRGFFRLPLEAKNAYANSPRTYEGFGSRLGVEKDAPLDWGDYYFLNLKPASPGEYWPALPDELRAVTEEYGAEVQRLCELLLGALSAGLGLEESFLREAFGGAEGVGTCMRVNLYPKCPQPELTLGLSPHSDPGGVTVLLADDHVDGLQVRRHSEWVPVRPIAGAFIVNIADQIQVISNAMYKSVEHRVIVNEKEERLSVAFFYNPGGDVSIGPAKEVISEKHVALYPTNTFNEYRKYVREKGPRGKSQVESLKF; from the exons ATGGCGTCAAAGACTGATCTTTGCTCGTGGCCGGAGCCGGTGGTGTCCGTCCAGTCCTTGTCCGACAGCGGCGCTGTTGCCGTTCCGGGGAAGTACGTCAAGCCCCTCTCCGACCGCCCTGTGTTgatcggcggcggcggcggtcgtGGCCTCCGGATACCCGTGGTCGACCTACGCGGCGGCCGCGCCGCCGCAGCGCAGGCAGTCTCGGAGGCGTGCCGGGAGTGGGGCTTCTTCCAGGTGGTGAACCACGGCGTCCCGGCGGAGCTGGTGGAGGCGGTGCGGCGCGCGTGGAGGGGCTTCTTCCGCCTCCCCCTCGAGGCCAAGAATGCCTACGCCAACTCGCCGAGGACCTACGAAGGCTTCGGCAGCCGCCTTGGGGTCGAGAAGGACGCGCCGCTGGACTGGGGAGATTACTACTTCCTCAACCTAAAGCCGGCGAGCCCCGGCGAGTACTGGCCGGCGCTCCCGGACGAGCTGAGGGCGGTCACGGAGGAGTACGGAGCCGAAGTGCAGAGGCTCTGTGAGTTGCTGCTGGGAGCTCTGTCGGCGGGACTGGGGCTGGAGGAAAGCTTCCTCCGGGAGGCGTTCGGCGGAGCCGAAGGCGTCGGGACGTGCATGAGGGTGAACCTCTACCCCAAGTGCCCGCAGCCGGAGCTCACCCTCGGCCTCTCGCCGCACTCTGATCCCGGCGGCGTCACCGTCCTCCTCGCCGACGACCATGTCGACGGCCTCCAGGTGCGGAGACACAGCGAGTGGGTCCCCGTGCGGCCTATCGCCGGGGCCTTCATCGTCAACATCGCCGATCAAATTCAG GTGATAAGCAATGCGATGTACAAGAGCGTGGAGCATCGAGTGATCGTGAACGAGAAGGAGGAGCGGCTCTCCGTTGCTTTCTTTTACAACCCGGGTGGTGACGTAAGCATTGGGCCGGCAAAGGAGGTCATCTCGGAGAAACATGTAGCCTTGTATCCGACCAACACCTTCAACGAGTATAGAAAATACGTGAGGGAGAAAGGCCCTCGCGGGAAGTCCCAAGTGGAGTCACTTAAGTTTTAA
- the LOC121979830 gene encoding zinc finger MYM-type protein 1-like: MRQEYSLRVSRIKDKVWRLPFRGHDDSSTSSNRGNFLELLKWYSSECPEVAAVVGMNAPGNNQMIAPKIQKQLVDACAVETTNAILVDLGDRWFTLLLDEARDCLVKEQMTVVIRYVNKHGEVIEQFMAVVHVATITTACLNEAIDSLFDKYGLSVARLRGQGYDGASNMSGEFNGLKSLIMKENPYALYVHCFSHQLQLVVVAVAQANQYVCDVMWIVCSIVNTSTSSCKRADKLRQLEHGRKFKLHERGEISFGRGLNQETSLARPGDTRWGSYHSTLCCIE, translated from the exons ATGAGGCAAGAATACAGTTTGAGGGTTTCAAGAATTAAAGACAAAGTGTGGA GATTGCCTTTTCGGGGACATGATGATTCTTCAACATCATCCAATAGAGGCAATTTTTTAGAATTGCTTAAATGGTATAGCTCAGAGTGTCCAGAAGTTGCGGCAGTTGTTGGAATGAATGCACCtggaaataatcaaatgattgcccCAAAAATTCAAAAGCAACTAGTGGATGCTTGTGCTGTTGAGACCACAAATGCTATTCTAGTTGATCTTGGAGATAGGTGGTTCACTTTACTGCTCGATGAGGCTCGTGATTGTTTAGTGAAAGAGCAAATGACAGTTGTTATTAGATATGTGAATAAACATGGAGAGGTGATTGAACAATTTATGGCTGTAGTTCATGTTGCAACAATTACAACTGCTTGTTTGAATGAGGCAATCGACTCTTTATTTGATAAGTATGGTTTGTCAGTGGCAAGATTGAGgggtcaaggatatgatggtgcttCAAATATGTCTGGAGAATTTAATGGCTTAAAGTCACTGATAATGAAAGAAAATCCATATGCATTGTATGTTCATTGTTTTTCTCATCAACTCCAGCTAGTGGTTGTAGCTGTTGCTCAAGCAAATCAATATGTTTGTGATGTCATGTGGATTGTTTGTTCGATTGTGAACACATCTACATCATCTTGCAAAAGGGCCGACAAACTTCGACAACTTGAACATGGTAGaaaatttaaacttcatgaaAGAGGAGAGATTAGTTTTGGTAGAGGACTAAACCAAGAAACTAGTCTAGCTAGACCTGGAGATACACGATGGGGGTCTTATCATTCAACTTTATGTTGTATTGAATAA